In Nitrosophilus labii, the following proteins share a genomic window:
- a CDS encoding polyprenyl synthetase family protein codes for MNLKDEFEKYLQNTLPCVESYHPHFEDSLHYMLNAGGKRFRPLLLLTVVSVYEPLLLNNAMPVAAAIEYLHTYSLIHDDLPAMDNADLRRGFETLHKKYDETTAILIGDALNTHSFFLIANAPLSNDVKIEVIKELSLNGGIFGMVLGQACDCHFENRPLDLEQLKFLHIHKTAKLIASSLKIGAIIVDMDEKTKDELYKFGIDLGLLFQIQDDLIDVLADEKEAGKTTNNDEHKNSFVNLLGVEGALKEADELAKKLELNLDSFDENLKNALKSLLQKYLYRHKC; via the coding sequence ATGAATCTAAAAGATGAGTTTGAAAAATATCTGCAAAATACTCTACCTTGTGTAGAGAGCTATCATCCCCATTTTGAAGACTCATTGCATTATATGCTAAATGCCGGCGGCAAAAGATTTAGACCGCTTCTTCTTTTAACGGTAGTAAGTGTATATGAGCCACTTCTTCTAAATAACGCTATGCCAGTTGCGGCGGCAATAGAGTATCTTCATACATACTCGCTAATCCACGATGATCTTCCTGCTATGGACAACGCAGATCTAAGACGGGGTTTTGAGACGCTTCATAAAAAATATGACGAAACAACGGCTATACTAATAGGAGATGCTTTAAACACTCACTCTTTTTTTCTTATAGCGAATGCTCCTCTTTCTAATGATGTGAAAATCGAGGTTATAAAAGAGCTATCTTTAAATGGCGGAATCTTTGGGATGGTTTTAGGACAAGCGTGTGACTGCCATTTTGAAAACAGACCATTGGATTTAGAACAGCTAAAATTTTTGCATATACACAAAACTGCAAAGCTTATTGCATCAAGTTTGAAAATAGGAGCTATTATAGTTGATATGGATGAAAAAACAAAAGATGAACTCTATAAGTTTGGTATAGATTTGGGACTTCTGTTTCAGATTCAAGATGATTTGATAGATGTTTTAGCAGATGAAAAAGAGGCGGGAAAAACCACAAATAACGACGAACACAAAAATAGTTTTGTAAATCTTTTAGGGGTTGAAGGAGCTTTAAAAGAGGCTGATGAACTAGCAAAAAAATTAGAACTAAACCTTGATAGTTTTGATGAAAACCTTAAAAATGCTCTTAAATCCCTTTTACAAAAATATCTCTATAGACACAAGTGTTAA
- a CDS encoding (2Fe-2S) ferredoxin domain-containing protein encodes MGIPQPAFYIFKCEQSAPPGFPKPSCVSQHDPESAQLFQYLAQKLMEKGIIGTVQPVRTGCLNRCQLGPVMLVEPGHYMYVGLNKEKIDRIIEEHIIGGNPVKEFLIPEEYWDQPISAEDMMKMSGGA; translated from the coding sequence ATGGGAATACCACAACCAGCTTTTTATATATTTAAATGTGAACAATCAGCGCCTCCGGGCTTTCCTAAACCTAGCTGTGTAAGTCAACACGATCCTGAATCTGCGCAGCTTTTCCAATATCTTGCTCAAAAACTAATGGAAAAGGGAATTATAGGGACTGTTCAGCCTGTTAGAACAGGATGCCTAAACAGATGTCAACTTGGGCCCGTTATGCTTGTTGAACCGGGACACTATATGTATGTTGGATTAAATAAGGAAAAAATTGATAGAATTATAGAAGAACATATTATAGGCGGTAATCCGGTAAAAGAGTTCCTTATCCCTGAAGAGTATTGGGATCAGCCAATTTCTGCTGAAGATATGATGAAAATGAGCGGTGGAGCATAA
- a CDS encoding mannose-1-phosphate guanylyltransferase/mannose-6-phosphate isomerase, whose translation MTNIILCGGSGTRLWPISRENMPKQFLKMFENRSLYQLTLLRNRPFSDKTIVVSNAAQYFLAQDQTQELHLNRCHPYFVVEAIGRNTAAAIAFGAFLAEEDILFVTPSDHLIKADHNYAKMIKYGLEAAKKGSLVTFGIIPIKPETGYGYIQVSKDEATVLDVKSFKEKPDLQTAKNYLQANSDPKSTSMFLWNSGMFMFKASLYLEELQRHAPEIYEKSKAAFENVQKDDFIRLKSDNMIDIPDISVDYAVMEKSSNIKVVKSVIEWNDIGSFDSLDEVFEKDEDQNTKQKNLISYNSHNNFIFGRYKTIALNEVNDLIIVDTPSALLIGKKGSSQKVREIVKKLKEKNPELVRYGRTVYKPWGKFTNLHEDKRFKVKTLVVRPGKRLSLQKHLHRSEHWIVVKGTALVQIDDKEFLLRSNESIYIPIGAKHRLSNPGKVALEIVEVQVGEYLDEDDIIRYADDYGRIEKSKVDNG comes from the coding sequence ATGACGAATATTATCTTATGTGGAGGTAGTGGAACAAGACTTTGGCCAATTAGTAGAGAAAATATGCCTAAACAGTTTTTAAAAATGTTTGAAAACAGATCGCTTTATCAATTAACCCTTTTACGTAATAGACCCTTTAGCGATAAGACGATTGTGGTTTCTAATGCGGCTCAATATTTTCTTGCTCAAGATCAAACACAAGAGTTACATCTAAATAGATGTCATCCGTATTTTGTAGTGGAAGCTATTGGACGTAACACTGCGGCTGCTATCGCTTTTGGTGCATTTTTAGCAGAAGAAGATATTTTATTTGTTACTCCAAGCGATCATTTAATAAAAGCCGATCATAATTATGCAAAGATGATTAAATATGGTCTTGAAGCAGCAAAAAAAGGCTCTTTGGTTACCTTTGGCATAATACCTATTAAGCCTGAGACCGGATATGGATACATACAAGTAAGCAAAGATGAGGCTACTGTTTTAGACGTTAAAAGTTTTAAAGAAAAACCTGATTTGCAAACCGCAAAAAATTATCTACAAGCCAATAGCGATCCAAAAAGTACATCGATGTTTTTATGGAACTCTGGTATGTTTATGTTTAAAGCCTCTCTTTATTTAGAAGAGTTACAACGACATGCTCCTGAAATTTATGAAAAGTCGAAAGCGGCTTTTGAAAATGTTCAAAAAGATGATTTTATTAGATTGAAAAGTGACAATATGATTGATATACCAGATATTAGTGTAGATTATGCGGTTATGGAAAAAAGCTCAAATATCAAAGTAGTAAAAAGTGTTATCGAATGGAACGATATTGGTAGTTTCGATAGTTTAGACGAAGTTTTTGAGAAGGATGAAGATCAAAATACTAAACAAAAAAATCTTATCTCTTATAACTCTCATAATAACTTTATATTTGGGCGTTACAAAACTATAGCTTTAAACGAGGTAAACGATTTGATAATAGTAGATACTCCTTCTGCTCTTTTGATAGGGAAAAAGGGTTCTTCTCAAAAGGTTCGTGAAATTGTAAAAAAATTAAAAGAAAAAAATCCAGAGTTAGTTCGTTACGGAAGGACAGTTTACAAGCCTTGGGGAAAATTTACCAATCTTCACGAAGATAAACGATTTAAAGTAAAAACGTTGGTGGTTAGACCAGGTAAGCGCCTCTCTTTACAAAAACATCTTCACAGGAGCGAACACTGGATTGTAGTTAAAGGGACAGCTTTGGTACAAATTGACGATAAGGAATTTTTGCTTAGAAGCAATGAATCAATATATATTCCTATAGGAGCAAAACATAGACTCTCTAATCCTGGGAAAGTAGCGCTTGAAATTGTTGAAGTTCAGGTAGGAGAGTATTTGGATGAAGATGATATCATTCGATATGCCGATGATTACGGCAGGATCGAAAAATCAAAGGTGGATAATGGTTAA
- the tkt gene encoding transketolase, translating to MDNQIRKKMADTIRFLALDMIQEANSGHPGAPLGLADIAVVLSEHLKHNPKNPKWLNRDRLVFSGGHATGLIYSLLYLWGYDLSIEDLKEFRQYGSKTPGHPEYGHTPGVEITTGPLGQGVANAVGMAMAQKYLQNILNSETAKVIDHKVYCLCGDGDLEEGISYEACSLAGRFELNNLILIYDSNQITIEGDTSIAWNENVKVRFEAQNWDVIEIDGHNYDDIDAALNWAKNRKKPVLIIANTVIAKGACNFEGDPHSHGAPLGEDEIRCSKERAGFDPDKKFFVPEDVLVRFRCAVEKGELLEKEWKKLLLELPYKEQNELLEILKNPNFDSIEWPEFEAGSMVATRESNGKILNAIAKALPGFVGGSADLAPSNKTYLNNMGDFPKGKNFHFGIREHAMGAIANGMAAYGLLIPFNATFFVFSDYQKPAVRIASLSKLKNFFIWTHDSIGVGEDGPTHQPIEHLSQFRALPGLYLFRPADASENVECWKVALKLDKPCAFVLSRQKLKTLKPYRDYGDIDKGAYIIKKRENATVTLIATGSEVMLALQAGCHLEERGINANIVSMPCMELFLEQSNEYQKAVIDPSTKVLAIEAAAGMEWYRFADDVLAIENRFGASGKADVIFKEYGFTIENVINRVEKLLNQ from the coding sequence ATGGATAACCAGATAAGAAAAAAAATGGCCGACACTATAAGATTTTTGGCTTTGGATATGATTCAAGAAGCCAATAGCGGACATCCAGGTGCTCCTTTGGGATTAGCAGACATTGCGGTAGTTTTAAGTGAGCATTTAAAACATAATCCTAAAAATCCTAAATGGCTAAATCGAGACAGACTTGTATTTAGCGGCGGACATGCAACAGGCCTAATTTATTCTTTATTGTATCTTTGGGGATACGATTTAAGTATAGAGGATTTAAAAGAGTTTAGACAGTACGGCTCTAAAACTCCAGGTCACCCAGAATATGGACATACTCCGGGCGTTGAAATAACAACAGGACCTCTTGGACAAGGTGTTGCTAACGCAGTGGGTATGGCAATGGCCCAAAAATATCTTCAAAATATACTAAACAGTGAGACCGCAAAAGTAATTGACCATAAAGTTTATTGTCTTTGTGGCGATGGAGATCTTGAAGAGGGTATTAGTTATGAAGCTTGTTCGTTGGCCGGAAGATTTGAACTAAACAATCTCATTCTTATATATGATAGCAATCAAATAACTATAGAAGGAGATACTTCTATAGCGTGGAATGAAAACGTAAAAGTTAGATTTGAAGCTCAAAACTGGGATGTTATAGAGATAGATGGCCATAATTATGATGATATAGATGCGGCTCTTAATTGGGCAAAAAATAGAAAAAAACCTGTGCTTATCATAGCAAATACTGTGATTGCTAAGGGTGCTTGTAACTTTGAAGGAGATCCTCACTCTCACGGAGCCCCTCTAGGAGAAGATGAGATAAGATGCTCAAAAGAGCGAGCCGGGTTTGATCCTGATAAGAAGTTTTTTGTTCCTGAAGATGTATTGGTAAGATTTAGATGTGCAGTAGAAAAAGGAGAACTTTTAGAAAAAGAGTGGAAAAAGCTTCTTTTAGAACTTCCATACAAAGAACAAAATGAACTTCTTGAGATTTTGAAAAATCCTAATTTTGATTCGATCGAATGGCCTGAGTTTGAAGCAGGTTCTATGGTGGCAACCAGAGAGAGCAACGGTAAGATTTTAAATGCTATTGCTAAAGCACTACCTGGATTTGTGGGTGGAAGTGCGGATTTGGCTCCATCGAACAAGACATATCTTAACAATATGGGAGATTTTCCAAAAGGGAAAAATTTTCATTTCGGTATTAGAGAGCACGCTATGGGTGCTATAGCCAACGGTATGGCCGCTTATGGACTGTTAATTCCTTTTAACGCTACCTTTTTTGTTTTTAGCGATTATCAAAAACCTGCTGTAAGAATTGCATCCCTTTCAAAATTGAAAAACTTTTTTATCTGGACACATGATAGTATAGGTGTAGGTGAAGATGGACCTACACATCAACCTATAGAACATTTAAGCCAGTTTAGAGCTCTTCCTGGTCTTTATCTATTTAGACCTGCGGATGCAAGTGAAAATGTTGAGTGTTGGAAAGTAGCACTAAAACTAGACAAACCTTGTGCGTTTGTTCTAAGCCGTCAAAAACTTAAAACCTTAAAACCTTACAGAGACTATGGAGATATAGACAAAGGTGCCTATATCATCAAAAAAAGGGAGAATGCTACAGTTACTCTTATAGCTACCGGAAGCGAAGTAATGCTTGCTTTGCAGGCGGGGTGTCATCTCGAAGAGAGAGGAATAAACGCAAATATAGTAAGTATGCCTTGTATGGAGCTCTTTTTAGAACAATCAAATGAGTATCAAAAAGCCGTAATTGATCCTTCAACGAAAGTTTTAGCAATAGAAGCAGCAGCAGGTATGGAATGGTATAGATTTGCAGATGATGTTTTGGCAATTGAAAACAGATTTGGAGCTAGCGGTAAAGCGGATGTGATATTTAAAGAGTACGGTTTTACTATAGAAAATGTTATAAATAGAGTTGAAAAACTTTTAAATCAATAA
- a CDS encoding NifU family protein, translated as MIPFSDEDLMPAVEKSIEKIRPMLALDGGNITLLGVKGGKVFVSLGGACVGCSASGNTLKYGVERQLRIDIHPEIEVINIAPDLAENWEEIAKKIIGEEGK; from the coding sequence ATGATACCTTTTAGTGATGAAGATCTAATGCCGGCAGTTGAAAAGTCTATAGAGAAGATTAGACCTATGCTAGCTCTTGATGGCGGTAATATAACTCTTTTAGGAGTAAAAGGGGGAAAAGTGTTTGTATCGCTAGGCGGTGCATGCGTAGGCTGTAGTGCTAGCGGAAATACATTGAAGTATGGAGTAGAAAGACAATTAAGAATAGATATACATCCGGAAATTGAAGTTATTAATATAGCACCAGATTTAGCGGAAAATTGGGAAGAAATAGCAAAAAAAATTATTGGTGAAGAAGGTAAATGA
- a CDS encoding UDP-N-acetylmuramoyl-L-alanyl-D-glutamate--2,6-diaminopimelate ligase, translating to MIVDFKEFIVTDNTKEWSNGLFFLKTYQNEKYLKNSFIDEDKIITPSELIKKLSLEKIKVVGVTGTNGKTTTTAAIYSLLLDLGKKTALQGTRGFFIDDKKIEDKSLTTPPILKNIKHMYQALSENCEYFVMEVSSHAIAQKRVEGIDFSLKVFTNISQDHLDFHKTMKNYIDTKNSFFADETPKLINKDDSYVKFNIKNAYTYGLENPSTFQVMAYSIEKGISAVIRFANEIADFHSCLMGLFNIYNLTAAIGAVKILENEPLDKICENIENFAGVSGRMEVINHEPAIIVDFAHTPDGMKKVFESFPGKDLVCVFGAGGDRDRKKRPIMGEIASRFCKKIYITSDNPRNEKPKKIMEEIYEGVVEKDKAILIENRKEAIRKAIEDMKEDEVLLILGKGDETYQEVNGKKISFDDREIARELLGIRN from the coding sequence ATGATAGTTGATTTTAAAGAATTTATCGTTACGGATAATACAAAAGAGTGGAGTAATGGGCTCTTTTTTTTAAAAACCTATCAAAACGAAAAATATTTAAAAAATAGTTTTATAGATGAAGATAAAATAATTACACCATCTGAGCTTATAAAAAAACTAAGTTTAGAAAAAATAAAAGTAGTAGGTGTTACGGGTACAAACGGAAAAACAACTACAACGGCCGCTATCTACTCGCTTCTTTTGGATCTTGGGAAAAAAACGGCACTTCAAGGAACTAGAGGTTTTTTTATAGATGATAAGAAAATTGAGGATAAATCTTTAACCACTCCACCGATTTTAAAAAATATAAAACATATGTATCAAGCTTTAAGTGAAAATTGTGAATATTTTGTAATGGAAGTAAGTTCACACGCGATAGCACAAAAAAGGGTGGAAGGTATTGATTTTTCACTGAAAGTCTTTACAAATATTTCTCAAGATCATCTAGATTTTCATAAAACTATGAAAAACTATATTGATACAAAAAATTCATTTTTTGCGGATGAAACGCCAAAACTGATCAACAAAGATGACTCTTATGTAAAATTCAATATAAAAAATGCATATACATACGGACTTGAAAATCCATCGACTTTTCAAGTTATGGCTTACTCTATTGAGAAAGGAATAAGTGCCGTAATAAGATTTGCTAATGAGATAGCGGATTTTCACTCTTGTTTAATGGGACTTTTTAATATATACAATCTTACAGCAGCAATTGGAGCTGTAAAGATTTTAGAAAATGAACCGTTAGATAAGATTTGTGAAAATATAGAAAATTTTGCTGGCGTAAGTGGAAGAATGGAAGTGATAAACCACGAACCAGCCATTATTGTAGATTTTGCGCATACTCCTGATGGGATGAAAAAAGTTTTCGAATCTTTCCCCGGAAAAGATCTGGTTTGCGTATTTGGTGCAGGTGGTGATAGAGATAGAAAAAAAAGACCGATTATGGGGGAGATTGCATCAAGATTTTGTAAAAAAATATATATAACTAGCGATAATCCAAGAAATGAAAAACCAAAAAAAATAATGGAAGAGATTTACGAAGGCGTTGTGGAAAAAGATAAAGCGATTTTAATAGAAAACAGAAAAGAGGCAATAAGAAAAGCGATTGAAGATATGAAAGAAGATGAAGTATTGTTGATTTTGGGAAAAGGTGACGAAACTTATCAAGAGGTAAATGGTAAAAAAATATCTTTTGACGATAGGGAAATTGCAAGAGAGTTATTAGGAATTAGGAATTAG
- the rplQ gene encoding 50S ribosomal protein L17: MRHKHGYRKLGRTSSHRKALLKNLAIALIMNGKIETTVAKAKTLRSYIEKLITKAKKGDFNAHREVFAYLQDKEATKKLVNEIAPNYQNREGGYTRIVRTRIRRGDAAPMAFIELV; this comes from the coding sequence ATGAGACATAAACATGGATATAGAAAACTAGGGAGAACAAGCTCTCATAGAAAAGCTTTGCTTAAAAATCTAGCTATTGCATTGATAATGAACGGAAAAATTGAGACTACGGTAGCAAAAGCCAAAACACTTAGAAGCTATATAGAAAAGCTTATAACAAAAGCAAAAAAAGGCGATTTTAACGCTCATCGTGAAGTGTTTGCTTATCTTCAGGATAAAGAAGCGACTAAAAAACTTGTAAATGAGATAGCGCCTAATTATCAAAATAGAGAAGGTGGTTATACTAGAATAGTAAGAACAAGGATAAGAAGAGGTGACGCAGCACCTATGGCATTTATAGAGTTGGTTTAA
- a CDS encoding YbaB/EbfC family nucleoid-associated protein yields MFDKLNLGDLGKVLEEIQEKAKKIQEESESKIFTAKSGGGLVKVSANGKGEIVDIEIDDSLMEDKDSMQILLISAINDVLKMVEDEKKRVAMNLMSSTNPFGQ; encoded by the coding sequence ATGTTCGATAAACTAAATCTTGGAGATTTAGGGAAAGTTTTAGAAGAGATTCAAGAGAAAGCCAAAAAGATTCAAGAAGAGAGTGAAAGCAAGATTTTTACCGCTAAAAGCGGTGGCGGGCTTGTTAAAGTTAGCGCTAACGGAAAAGGTGAAATTGTAGATATTGAAATTGATGATTCATTAATGGAAGATAAAGACTCCATGCAAATACTTCTAATAAGCGCCATAAATGACGTATTGAAGATGGTTGAAGATGAGAAAAAAAGAGTGGCTATGAATCTGATGAGTTCAACAAATCCATTTGGACAGTAA
- the panD gene encoding aspartate 1-decarboxylase, which translates to MQIEMLFSKIHRATVTDANLNYVGSITIDEELLEAAKLRVGQKVEILNINNGERFTTYVIKGERGKRDICLNGAAARKAHPGDKIIIVAYALYKEEELGNYEPTIVLVNDNNDIDEILNYM; encoded by the coding sequence ATGCAGATTGAAATGCTTTTTAGTAAAATTCATCGTGCTACGGTTACGGATGCCAACTTAAATTATGTTGGCTCTATAACAATCGATGAGGAACTACTTGAAGCTGCAAAACTTAGAGTCGGCCAAAAAGTAGAGATTTTGAATATTAATAACGGTGAAAGATTTACAACTTATGTTATAAAGGGCGAAAGAGGTAAACGTGATATTTGTCTAAATGGTGCTGCAGCAAGAAAAGCGCATCCAGGAGATAAGATTATTATCGTAGCTTACGCTCTTTATAAAGAGGAAGAGCTTGGAAATTACGAACCTACAATAGTTTTAGTCAATGATAACAACGATATAGATGAAATACTTAATTATATGTGA
- a CDS encoding DNA-directed RNA polymerase subunit alpha encodes MKKIKTAPFMPSEVEVTQLGENSIKIEAYPFESGYAISLAHPLRRLLLSSSIGYSPVAIKIEGVSHEFDSIRGMLEDVAVFIINLKNIRFKIRDESDKKEVTYEFSGPKEIYGKDLENEDIEIVTPDAFLATLNEDANLQFSLIIHKGIGYVPSEEIRDELPEGYLPLDAFFTPVKKAVYDIEKVLVEDNPNFEKIVFYIETDGQIEPITAFKDALSVMYKQMSVFNNELNVQIIAENDSEENSAELKKLLQKIDTLNLSARSHNCLERAGIEYIGELVLMSEDELKNIKNLGKKSLEEIKEKIDEITQKMQNLSAKELEVLKKKIEKIKS; translated from the coding sequence ATGAAAAAAATCAAAACAGCACCTTTTATGCCTTCGGAAGTTGAAGTTACACAACTTGGAGAAAATAGTATAAAAATTGAAGCATATCCGTTTGAAAGTGGTTATGCAATCTCTTTAGCACATCCTCTAAGAAGACTTCTTCTTAGTAGCTCTATCGGTTATTCACCAGTTGCTATAAAGATTGAAGGCGTGTCTCATGAGTTTGATAGTATAAGAGGAATGTTAGAGGATGTGGCTGTTTTTATCATAAATCTTAAAAACATAAGATTTAAAATAAGAGATGAAAGCGATAAAAAAGAGGTAACGTACGAGTTTAGCGGCCCAAAAGAGATTTATGGAAAAGATCTAGAGAATGAAGATATAGAGATAGTAACGCCAGATGCCTTTTTAGCAACATTAAATGAAGATGCGAATCTTCAATTTTCTTTGATTATTCATAAAGGTATAGGCTATGTGCCTAGTGAAGAGATAAGAGATGAATTACCTGAAGGTTATCTTCCATTGGATGCTTTTTTTACTCCTGTGAAAAAAGCGGTTTATGATATAGAAAAAGTCTTGGTAGAAGATAATCCGAATTTTGAAAAGATTGTATTTTATATTGAAACAGATGGACAAATAGAGCCTATCACTGCTTTTAAAGATGCCTTATCTGTAATGTACAAACAGATGTCCGTATTTAATAACGAATTAAATGTTCAGATTATTGCTGAAAATGATTCTGAAGAAAACTCAGCCGAACTTAAAAAACTTTTACAAAAGATCGATACTCTAAACCTAAGCGCTAGAAGTCACAACTGTCTTGAAAGAGCAGGTATTGAATATATCGGTGAACTAGTTTTAATGAGTGAAGATGAGCTAAAAAATATAAAAAATCTCGGAAAAAAATCTCTTGAAGAGATAAAAGAGAAAATAGATGAGATTACACAGAAGATGCAAAATCTTTCTGCTAAAGAATTAGAAGTTTTAAAAAAGAAAATAGAAAAGATAAAGTCTTAA